The genomic DNA AGGCCACAGACTCTGGTGTTCCTCCGCTCAGCAGCAACGTGACTGTGAACGTTTTAATTCTGgatgaaaatgacaataatccaACAATTCTCGCGCCCTATTCTGAGCACGGCTCCGTTAACAGTGAGAGCATCCCCTATTCTGCTGAAGCGGGATACTTTGTGGCAAAGATCAGGGCTGTAGACACAGACTCTGGATACAATGCGCTGCTTTCTTATCACCTGTCTGAGCCCAAAGGAAACAACCTCTTCCGGATCGGAACCAGCACCGGAGAAATCAGGACTAAGAGGAGAATGAGTGACAATGACCTGAAAACTCACCCCTTGGTGGTGTTGGTTTCTGATAACGGAGAACCCTCCCTGTCAGCTACTGTGTCTATTGATGTGGTGGTGGTtgaaagcacagctgacatcCAGACTCAGTTCAGACACGTGCCCATAAAGGAGGAGAGCTTCTCTGATTTAAACCTGTATCTGCTGATCGCCATCGTGTCGGTGTCAGTGATCTTTCTGCTGAGTCTCATCAGTTTAATAGCTGTCAGATGCCACAGGACAGACGGCAGTTTCAGCAGGTACAGCGCCCCAATGATTACCACCCACCCTGACGGGAGCTGGTCTTACTCTAAATCTACTCAGCAGTATGACGTGTGTTTCAGCTCAGACACGCTGAAGAGTGACGTAGTGGTTTTCCCCGCACCGTTTCCGCCTGTCGATGCTGAGCTGATCAGTATTAACGGAGGAGACACTTTTACCAGAACTCAGACTTTACCCAATACAGACAAGGTAAGAGCCATAAACAGCGAACATGAACCAGTGGAAatgttgtctttcaaatatAGCTTTAGAAGGTTTAACTGAAGGTAAATGTGGTTCCGTTCATCATTGATGGTAACAAATTATTATCTCAAGACGCTCTCCTTGGTGCTGATATCTCTCCGTGTGCCACAGTCTTCGGGACATGCTTAACTTCATGTCCTACTTACGGCTAACTGATATTACACGTGCCATAGGTTGTCGGTGGGTCCTATAAAGCGGTAAAACATTTTAGAATGATACGGGCCTAGACATTTATCATCATCGATATCCACAACAAAAATGTCATGAGCTAAATAGAGGAATAAAATGAAGGGTCCTGTTGTATATTGTCATAACACTTATTTTTAGTGGTGGAAGCTCATTACTAAATATGTTCAGCAGCAAGAGCATGGTACAGCCATAtatcattagtcatttaattaattcaatgttcaatgtaCAATTCACAATATATTATTCTCCCTCTTtacagttatatattatattctgATTAATTTGGTCTGTAGTTACTTGCCTTTTCTCTGTTCTTACTGATTTTTCTTTTGcaacaaagaaaacaattatTCACGGAATCCGATCATTAATAAATTTTTGCTATATCCTTTAAGAAAAGACACTAACTCATGAGGTGCGGTTAGTAAAGAATCGACTGTGGTCTATCAAAAGGAACGCAAGATGTCGCTCGAGACCACACATTCAATTGCTTTCATTAATGAACAAAAACTCCTCCTCCGATGTCGGTGAAATAAGAAACAGCCTGTGCGTTTCGTGGGGCTGGGTTAGTCAAACACTTCGTCTTTAAAGATGGTCCATAAATGAAGAGATCTTGGCTGTCTTATGGATATTTTCCCGTTTTTGTGGCTGAATGACGTTTGCTTGCCTGAATTTCTAATTTAAACAAAAGGATGATTCGTCAACAGCATAGAGAGGCAGAATGGATGGTGTGCGCCATTCTTCTTTGTTTATCTGACTGGTCTGCAGCTCAGATTTCCTACTCTGTTTCCGAGGAGGTGGACAAAGGCACAGTGGTGGGGAACCTCGCAAAGGATTTAAACATTCATACACAACAATTGGAGGAACGGGGATTTCGAATTGTATCGGGATACAGTAAGAACTATTTCGAGGCTAATTTGAGAACAGGAGCTTTGGTTGTTAACGACAGGATAGATCGTGAAGAGCTTTGTCCGAATCTACCTAAGTGTACCTTAAATATAGAGGGACTATTGAGCCATCCTATGAATATGTATCGCATTGAGGTCAGTATTGTGGACATCAATGATAATGCACCATCATTCCTCGAGCAAACCCATGTGTTTAATATCTCCGAGTCTTCTTCGACGGGAGAGAGGTATCCGCTCCCAATAGCTCAGGATGCAGACACCGGCAGTAATTCAGTGAAAACCTACAAGTTAAATCCGAACGAGCATTTCTCTATAGATGTGAGTAGTGGAGGAGAGAGTGCGTCCGCTGAGTTAGTGCTGCAGAAAGCTTTAGACCGAGAGAAACAACACACTTTTAAAGTAACATTAACCGCTGTAGACGGAGGGAAACCTGCAAGGTCTGGCACTAtgcacatttttgtgaatgtgatAGATGTTAATGACAACACGCCTTCGTTTAGCAAGCCGCTTTATAAGGTAAGAGTCAGCGAAAATTCCCCCATAGGTACAACAATATTGAAACTAAATGCAACTGATTTAGATGAAGGGTCAAATTCAGACATCCGATTTCATTTAATGAGAAGAGGAAATGTGGACTCTCCTGAAAAATTCATTGTTAGTCCTGAAAGTGGTGAAATCACTGTGAAGGCTAAATTGGATTATGAAGAAAGCAATGCATATGAATTACGAGTACAAGCAACAGACCAGGGCGCTTCCCCTCGCAGTGGTTATTCTAAAGTGCTGGTGGAGGTTGTCGATGTCAATGACAATGCACCAGAAATCTCTATAACTTCACTAATGAGTCCAGTAAAGGAAAGTGCTGAAATTGGAACAGTTGTTGCATTGGTGACTGTGACTGATAAAGATGGAGGGCAAAATGGCCTTACCACTTGTCAAATTAAAGACTCAGTCCCTTTTACATTAACGTCAAATTACAAAAACTATTATTCTCTGATAGTTGACGGTCTCCTTGACAGAGAGATTGTGTCACAGTACAATGTAACCATCACTGCCACCGACGAAGGTAGTccacctctttctagcacagcTGTAATTACTGTGCAAGTTTCAGATATTAATGACAACGCGCCTCGTTTCCCAGAAGGCAATATAAATATTTACATTAAGGAGAATAGTAAAGTGGGAGATATTATTACAACAACAAGTGCACAGGATGCAGACACAAATGAAAATGCTAAAGTGACTTATTCATTAATGGATACTTATCCGAAAGGTTTTCCAATTTCATCAGTTGTAAACATCAACTCAGAGACTGGAGATATAGTCAGCCTGCAGTCTTTTAACTACGAGGAGTTAAAAACGTTTCAGTTTAAAGTTCAGGCCACAGACTCTGGTGTTCCTCCGCTCAGCAGCAACGTGACTGTGAACGTTTTAATCCTGgatgaaaatgacaataatccaACAATTCTGGCGCCCTACTCTGAGCACGGCTCCGTTAACAGTGAGAGCATCCCCTATTCTGCTGAAGCGGGATACTTTGTGGCAAAGATCAGGGCTGTAGACGCAGACTCTGGATACAATGCGCTGCTTTCTTATCACCTGTCTGAGCCCAAAGGAAACAACCTCTTCCGGATCGGAACCAGCACCGGAGAAATCAGGACTAAGAGGAGAATGAGTGACAATGACCTGAAAACTCACCCCTTGGTGGTGTTGGTTTCTGATAACGGAGAACCCTCCCTGTCAGCTACTGTGTCTATTGATGTGGTGGTGGTtgaaagcacagctgacatcCAGACTCAGTTCAGACACGTGCCCATAAAGGAGGAGAGCTTCTCTGATTTAAACCTGTATCTGCTGATCGCCATCGTGTCGGTGTCAGTGATCTTTCTGCTGAGTCTCATCAGTTTAATAGCTGTCAGATGCCACAGGACAGACGGCAGTTTCAGCAGGTACAGCGCCCCAATGATCACCACCCACCCTGACGGGAGCTGGTCTTACTCTAAATCTACTCAGCAGTATGACGTGTGTTTCAGCTCAGACACGCTGAAGAGTGACGTAGTGGTTTTCCCCGCACCGTTTCCGCCTGTAGATACTGAGCTGATCAGTATAAACGGAGGAGACACTTTTACCAGAACTCAGACTTTACCCAGCACAGACAAGGTATGGTTCTTCACTGAAGCGCTTTCAGTTTGCAATTGACATGATTTACATATTTTGCTACGATAACTGTGCATACACAAGTCAACAAAACCTGAAAACAAAGTAATAAAAGTAGTAATAGCTCCCCAGTTGACATACAATTGTTCAAAAACTGGACTGTTTGATAGTGTTGCCTCTACACAGCTCATTAGTACACTGGATCCATACAGTTTATAGCCTTTGTGTACAGCGCTCTCCGTGGTGCTTACATAAAGTCAACATTTGGAAGCTCTATctacattaaaattatacacTTGTATTATTTAAGGGATTCGTTGgctaattagttattttacgTAAAGAGTTCCATTTTGCTCGACATTCCCTAAAATTAAGTTAGCTTACTTTGTGCATACACACTGCATCACTGGAGCTTTGTTGTAACCTTGAATGGCGCCTTAAGTTGATagatttacatttgaaaacggACATGATTATATGTTTTAGAAAatacttttgatttttttttccaaacacGGAAGTCAATTAACAGTATGTGCCAACGCTTTTAATACTTCATATTTTATAATACTGCAAATCATCGGGCTGTTACTTACACTGACTTATCTGTCATTTACCACATGATGTCGCTGGAGACCACAGATATGATTGTTACAATATGTGTAAAACTCCTCCCTGCACAGAAACCTAAAACAGGCATTGGCCAGCCATCAGTTTAGAGAGACACGGGATTGTACTGTGGGGAGAAGGGCTGCTGCCGATTTGTGTTTATGACGGATGTATACACTGGAAATACATGATAAGCGGAATTCAGTGTTTATTGTACAGCGATGGGAAACAAGGAATATGCCTGGATTCATATTGTTGCGCTGCTGTGTCTTTGTGACTCGTCTGCTTCGCAATTATCCTACTCCATTTCCGAGGAGGCGAACAAAGGCACCGTGGTGGGGAATATCGCAAAGGATCTGCACCTTAATGTACAATATCTAGAAACCAGGGATCTAAGTATTGTTTCGAGTAACAGTAAGAAATATTTTGACGTGAATTTGCGGACGGGGAACCTCTTTGTTGACGAGAGGATAGACAGAGAAGAGATTTGTCCAAACACGGCACAATGCTCCCTGAGGATACAGGCTGTTTTAAGCAATCCAATGAATGTACACCGCATCGAGGTCAGTGTTTTAGACATAAATGATAACTCGCCAGAATTTATTGAACAGTCCTACTCGTTAAACATCTCCGAATCAATGTCACCGGGAGAACGATATCTTCTCCCAATAGCAGTGGACGCAGACATAGGCAGCAACTCAGTGAAGACTTACAAGCTGAGCCAAAATGAATATTTCTCGCTTGATGTGCAGAGCGGAGGAGAACACGGTGTGTCTGCTGAGTTAGTACTTCAGAAAGCTTTAGATCGAGAGAAACAGCCAGTTGTTAAACTTATTCTGACCGCTGTAGATGGAGGAAACTCCGCTAGATCAGGTACATTGcagataaatgtaaatgtattagaTGTGAATGATAATACACCAATTTTCAGCAAATCGCTTTACAAAATACGTGTGCGTGAAAATATGGCACAAGGAACAGTGATAATAAAGTTAAATGCAACCGATTTAGACGAGGGCATGAACAGTAAGATCCTGTATTCATTTATCAAACGAGGAAATATTGATCCATCAAATATGTTTGATCTAAATTCAGAAACAGGAGAAATCACTGTGAAGGGCACATTAGATTATGAAGAGACGTCTGCTTATGAGGTAAGAGTCCAAGCAATGGATCAAGGCACCTATCCTCGTAGTGCACATGCTAAACTGCTGATAGAGATAATTGATGTGAATGACAATGCCCCAGAAATATCGGTGACGTCACTCATGACCCCAGTAAAAGAAGATGCAGAACTGGGGACAATAGTTGCTTTGGTTACAGTGAGCGATAAAGATGGAGGAAACAATGGTGTAACCAACTGTAAGGTAGTTGGGTCTGTTCCCTTTAAACTGAAGTCCAACTACAAAAATGACTATTCATTAGTAGTAGATGGACTACTGGACAGAGAAAACACTTCTCTTTACAATGTCACCATTACAGCCACAGATGAAGGGAGTCCACCTCTGTCCAGTATCAGGGTCATTACTGTTCATGTTTCCGATGTCAATGATAATGCACCTAGATTTATGGAGCCTGTGATTAATGTTTATGTGAAAGAAAATAGTGCAATAGGCTCCGTTATTTCTACAATAAATGCCTTTGATCCGGATTTGGACAATAATGCAAAACTGACTTACAAACTGTTAGATAGTTATCCAAAAAATATTCCTGTTTCATCAGTTGTAAATATCAACTCAGAGACTGGAGATATAGTCAGCCTGCAGTCGTTTAACTACGAGGAGTTAAAAACGTTTCAGTTTAAAGTTCAGGCCACAGACTCTGGTGTTCCTCCGCTCAGCAGCAACGTGACTGTGAACGTTTTAATCCTGgatgaaaatgacaataatccaAAAATTCTGGCGCCTATTCTGAGCACGGCTCCGTTAACAGTGAGAGCATCCCTATTCGGCTGAAGCGGGATACTTTGTGGCAAAGATCAGGGCTGTAGACGCAGACTCTGGATACTACGCTCGCTTTCTTATCACCTGTCTGAGCCCAAAGGAAACAACCTCTTCCGGATCGGAACCAGCACCGGAGAAATCAGGACTAAGAGGAGAATGAGTGACAATGACCTGAAAACTCACCCCTTGGTGGTGTTGGTTTCTGATAACGGAGAACCCTCCCTGTCAGCTACTGTGTCTATTGATGTGGTGGTGGTtgaaagcacagctgacatcCAGACTCAGTTCAGACACGTGCCCATAAAGGAGGAGAGCTTCTCTGATTTAAACCTGTATCTGCTGATCGCCATCGTGTCGGTGTCAGTGATCTTTCTGCTGAGTCTCATCAGTTTAATAGCTGTCAGATGCCACAGGACAGACGGCAGTTTCAGCAGGTACAGCGCCCCAATGATCACCACCCACCCTGACGGGAGCTGGTCTTACTCTAAATCTACTCAGCAGTATGACGTGTGTTTCAGCTCAGACACGCTGAAGAGTGACGTAGTGGTTTTCCCCGCACCGTTTCCGCCTGTCGATGCTGAGCTGATCAGTATTAACGGAGGAGACACTTTTACCAGAACTCAGACTTTACCTAACACAGACAAGGTAGGCCATCTGTGCTCAATGCTTGTAGAACTTAACAATGCTatcatcaaaaatataatgcaaTTTACCTGCTGCTTATGAGTCTCACGATGTACAGTATTTCGACCATAACTGTATCGCTTTCAGAATTTGTTCCATATGTTCTCCTCCTTAAAATACCTAGCTTCAATACTTTTTTACTAGACAGCTCGTGTGTTAAAGTGGGACGATCAAACTAGTTTAATGCAAATATTTAAATAGAGCTCTCCGTGGTGCTGAACCATGTTTTTGTGCTATTTAGCTGCAAAATCCGcttattttttttgcctgttGAAAGCATGTCATTATTGATTACACCGATCTAAGCTGTTCTTTACATAATTTTAACAATCGATAAGGTGCTGAGTTTGCAACCTCGGTATATAGCTGGTATCATTCTGCTGTGATCAAACATTTGCAATGCCTCCTGATACTGAATGTAGTGAAAAGGCGCTGTCAGGGGTGTTTGACTTTGTGTTGACAATATGTTGTTTCGGGAAAGTCCTGTTGAATCAAACTGGTTTCTTTAATTTATGATTTACTCTAATCATGGGACGTTTGTAGTATGGAAATTACACTCGAAAACAAATTCGAAGTTATTTTCAATCTGTATATGTTGTATTATTTGTACTTCATACAATAGCTAGTTTAGACAGTATTTAGCTTGAGGTTTGTCACTCTACACattaatataaatgtttaaACCTCACCATTTATGTCATTCATAATATTAGAAATATATGACTATATTATACACTGGTTTGTATTCGCTTACCTATTATTCACCACATGATGTCGCATGAGACCATGGACatgaatgtgtttgtatgtcCAAAACTCCTCCTCCCTGGATGGGAAAAAATTAAATCGTCATCGGCCATTATTATACCCGCGGAAGGTGCTGTGACGAGAAGGGCAGGAGCTTCCCCACAACTATATTTCTTTGGACGGACTTATCCGAGGATAAATGATCGATAGGGTTCAGTTCTTTTGTTGCGCCAACAATGTATATTCGACTACAAAAGGAGTACGTCTGGATTcgcattgttgtgtttctttgtctttgtgacTTGTCTGCTTCGCAGTTATCCTACTCGATTGCTGAGGAGGTGAACAAAGGCACCGTAGTGGGGAATATTGCAAAGGATTTAAACCTCAATTTACAGGAACTAGAGACCAGGGATCTACGTATTGTTTCGAGTTACAGTAAGACATATTTTGACGTGAATTTGCGGACCGGGAATCTATTTGTGGACGAGAGGATAGACAGAGAAGAGATTTGCCCTAATGTGGTAAAATGCTCCATCAAAATACAAGCCGTTTTAAACAATCCAATGACTGCACAACGCGTAGAGGTTAACGTTTTAGATATAAACGATAATTCGCCTACTTTTTTGGAAAAAACGCATTCTTTGAATGTTTCAGAATCCTCTTTAACTGGAGAACGATATCTTCTCCCAATAGCAGTGGATGCAGACATAGGCAGCAACTCAGTGAAGACTTACAAGCTGAGCCAAAACGAATATTTCTCGCTTGATGTGCAGAGCGGAGGAGAACACGGTGTGTCCGCTGAGTTAGTACTTCAGAAAGCTTTAGATCGAGAGAAACAGCCGGTGATCACACTTCTCTTGACGGCTATAGATGGAGGTAAACCGCCTAGATCGGGGTCATTACAAATACATGTTAATGTATTAGATGTTAATGataatataccaatttttaGCAAATCGCTGTATAAAGTACGTGTATCTGAAAATACTGCACATGGAGCAGTGGTAATAAAGTTAAATGCAACCGATTTAGATGAGGGCATGAACAGTAAAATCCTGTATTCATTGATCAAACGAGGAAATATTGATCCATCAAATATGTTTGATCTAAATTCAGAAACAGGAGAAATCACTGTGAAGGGCACATTAGATTATGAAGATACGTCTGCTTATGAGGTAAGAGTCCAAGCAATAGATCAAGGCATCTCTCCTCGTAGTGCACATGCTAAACTGCTGATAGAGATAATTGATGTGAATGACAATGCCCCAGAAATATCGGTGACGTCACTCATGACCCCAGTAAAAGAAGATGCAGAACTGGGGACAATAGTTGCTTTGGTTACAGTGAGTGATAAAGATGGAGGAAACAATGGTGTAACCAACTGTAAGGTAGTTGGGTCTGTTCCCTTTAAACTGAAGTCCAACTACAAAAATGACTATTCATTAGTAGTAGATGGACTACTGGACAGAGAAAACACTTCTCTTTACAATGTCACCATTACAGCCACAGATGAAGGGAGTCCACCTCTGTCCAGTATCAGGGTCATTACTGTTCATGTTTCCGATGTCAATGATAATGCACCTAGATTTATGGAGCCTGTGATTAATGTGTATGTAAAAGAAAATAGTGCAATAGGCTCCGTTATTTCTACAATAAATGCCTTTGATCCGGATTTGGACAATAATGCAAAACTGACTTACAAATTGTTAGATAGTTATCCAAAAAATATTCCTGTTTCATCAGTTGTAAACATCAACTCAGAGACTGGAGATATAGTCAGCCTGCAGTCGTTTAACTACGAGGAGTTAAAAACGTTTCAGTTTAAAGTTCAGGCCACAGATTCTGGTGTTCCTCCGCTCAGCAGCAACGTGACTGTGAACGTTTTAATCCTGgatgaaaatgacaataatccaACAATTCTGGCGCCCTATTCTGAGCACGGCTCCGTTAACAGTGAGAGCATCCCCTATTCGGCTGAAGCGGGATACTTTGTGGCAAAGATCAGGGCTGTAGACGCAGACTCTGGATACAATGCGCTGCTTTCTTATCACCTGTCTGAGCCCAAAGGAAACAACCTCTTCCGGATCGGAACCAGCACCGGAGAAATCAGGACTAAGAGGAGAATGAGTGACAATGACCTGAAAACTCACCCCTTGGTGGTGTTGGTTTCTGATAACGGAGAACCCTCCCTGTCAGCTACTGTGTCTATTGATGTGGTGGTGGTtgaaagcacagctgacatcCAGACTCAGTTCAGACACGTGCCCATAAAGGAGGAGAGCTTCTCTGATTTAAACCTGTATCTGCTGATCGCCATCGTGTCGGTGTCAGTGATCTTTCTGCTGAGTCTCATCAGTTTAATAGCTGTCAGATGCCACAGGACAGACGGCACTTTCAGCAGGTACCGCGCCCCAATGATCACCACCCACCCTGACGGGAGCTGGTCTTACTCTAAATCTACTCAGCAGTATGACGTGTGTTTCAGCTCAGACACGCTGAAGAGTGACGTGGTGGTTTTCCCCGCACCGTTTCCGCCTGTAGATGCTGAGCTGATCAGTATTAACGGAGGAGACACTTTTACCAGAACTCAGACTTTACCTAACACAGACAAGGTGAGTTGTTTGCAGCCTTTCACTCCTCTCTTCTTGCTTTGACATACATGACTTGCAACCATGACAGAAAGTCAGAAAATCCCATTTAAGAATGTCCCTTTTACATACATGGAaatacatttgcatttaaacaGAAAACAGGCTTTGCATGAATTGTAAAATAGTGGGCATATCTGCAAGTAGGATTGTAGGGTACTTTCCTTGGTGCTGAAAACATTACTGGTGTCTTCTTCGTCCTCTTGGGCTCACAATTCAAATGCTCTGGCATGTCATGCTATCACTCCTGGTTTCATTTACTAAGGCTGTCAATTCGTACATTTATTAACGCTTGAAAATCAATTGTTTTATTGATCATTATTACATGCTGAACTGTCTTCAAATGACAGTAGTGTTGACGCTTGTTATTACCCTGTCTTCATGGGAAATATTTTCGATGCCTTGGAACTCATATATTTACAACAAGTTTGATTTATCTTTTCCATGTCTAACAAAAATTTCAGATTATTCTCACTGTCATTTTCTGCAGTAAAATGTGACTATTTAGCGggattttttcctctttacacaACTAGTTAAAGCAAACTTTAAGTCGTCTTTTAGTTCATTTAAAACATGAAGGTATACAATGTATTACACGTGTTGTGATATGAGACACGTGGTGTGCAACTCGaattttgaaaccattttaattTCTAAATTTTAACGCGTGGGGTCGCTGATGACCACATGTTTTTGTGAGCTCGGTGTTTTCAGTCTCCTCCTTTCCGTGTGAAGCGTCAGCAGACTGCGAGTGCTTTGTGAGAGGAAAACGAGTGGCGATGAAAAGAAGAGTACAGGATTGTATGGGATTATAAATGCTGTCCGATCGAGTGGCGTTTTATGGATGCATATATTTTGTATCGCGTCACTTTCTTTGAAAGCAGCGATGGGCAGTAGTAGTAGGAGTAGCGGAATACTCCGCTGGCTGTTCATCCTGTTTTTATCTGACTGGTCTGCTGCTCAGATATCCTACTCGGTTTCCGAGGAGGTGGACAAAGGGACTGTGGTGGGGAATCTTGCAAAGGATTTAAATGTCAACGTTCGGGAGCTGCAAACG from Perca fluviatilis chromosome 10, GENO_Pfluv_1.0, whole genome shotgun sequence includes the following:
- the LOC120567219 gene encoding protocadherin alpha-3-like, with protein sequence MIRQQHREAEWMVCAILLCLSDWSAAQISYSVSEEVDKGTVVGNLAKDLNIHTQQLEERGFRIVSGYSKNYFEANLRTGALVVNDRIDREELCPNLPKCTLNIEGLLSHPMNMYRIEVSIVDINDNAPSFLEQTHVFNISESSSTGERYPLPIAQDADTGSNSVKTYKLNPNEHFSIDVSSGGESASAELVLQKALDREKQHTFKVTLTAVDGGKPARSGTMHIFVNVIDVNDNTPSFSKPLYKVRVSENSPIGTTILKLNATDLDEGSNSDIRFHLMRRGNVDSPEKFIVSPESGEITVKAKLDYEESNAYELRVQATDQGASPRSGYSKVLVEVVDVNDNAPEISITSLMSPVKESAEIGTVVALVTVTDKDGGQNGLTTCQIKDSVPFTLTSNYKNYYSLIVDGLLDREIVSQYNVTITATDEGSPPLSSTAVITVQVSDINDNAPRFPEGNINIYIKENSKVGDIITTTSAQDADTNENAKVTYSLMDTYPKGFPISSVVNINSETGDIVSLQSFNYEELKTFQFKVQATDSGVPPLSSNVTVNVLILDENDNNPTILAPYSEHGSVNSESIPYSAEAGYFVAKIRAVDADSGYNALLSYHLSEPKGNNLFRIGTSTGEIRTKRRMSDNDLKTHPLVVLVSDNGEPSLSATVSIDVVVVESTADIQTQFRHVPIKEESFSDLNLYLLIAIVSVSVIFLLSLISLIAVRCHRTDGSFSRYSAPMITTHPDGSWSYSKSTQQYDVCFSSDTLKSDVVVFPAPFPPVDTELISINGGDTFTRTQTLPSTDKVWFFTEALSVCN
- the LOC120567189 gene encoding protocadherin alpha-2-like isoform X4 — its product is MYIRLQKEYVWIRIVVFLCLCDLSASQLSYSIAEEVNKGTVVGNIAKDLNLNLQELETRDLRIVSSYSKTYFDVNLRTGNLFVDERIDREEICPNVVKCSIKIQAVLNNPMTAQRVEVNVLDINDNSPTFLEKTHSLNVSESSLTGERYLLPIAVDADIGSNSVKTYKLSQNEYFSLDVQSGGEHGVSAELVLQKALDREKQPVITLLLTAIDGGKPPRSGSLQIHVNVLDVNDNIPIFSKSLYKVRVSENTAHGAVVIKLNATDLDEGMNSKILYSLIKRGNIDPSNMFDLNSETGEITVKGTLDYEDTSAYEVRVQAIDQGISPRSAHAKLLIEIIDVNDNAPEISVTSLMTPVKEDAELGTIVALVTVSDKDGGNNGVTNCKVVGSVPFKLKSNYKNDYSLVVDGLLDRENTSLYNVTITATDEGSPPLSSIRVITVHVSDVNDNAPRFMEPVINVYVKENSAIGSVISTINAFDPDLDNNAKLTYKLLDSYPKNIPVSSVVNINSETGDIVSLQSFNYEELKTFQFKVQATDSGVPPLSSNVTVNVLILDENDNNPTILAPYSEHGSVNSESIPYSAEAGYFVAKIRAVDADSGYNALLSYHLSEPKGNNLFRIGTSTGEIRTKRRMSDNDLKTHPLVVLVSDNGEPSLSATVSIDVVVVESTADIQTQFRHVPIKEESFSDLNLYLLIAIVSVSVIFLLSLISLIAVRCHRTDGTFSRYRAPMITTHPDGSWSYSKSTQQYDVCFSSDTLKSDVVVFPAPFPPVDAELISINGGDTFTRTQTLPNTDKPKGPGADWRYSASLRAGGVMQSSVHMEESSVMQGAQGVLVQNWPTASSAADAEGGEVSPPMGAGVDSNSWHFRYGPGGPGAPPQHLKPGEVPPEAFIIPGSPAIISIRQNQGGEDDKSDFITFGKKEEAKKKKKKKKEKKDKKDKGKDDGDE